From the genome of Variovorax sp. RA8, one region includes:
- a CDS encoding CTP synthase translates to MTKFVFVTGGVVSSLGKGIASASLAALLESRGLKVTLIKLDPYINVDPGTMSPFQHGEVFVTDDGAETDLDLGHYERFITTRMRKANNFTTGQIYKSVLEKERRGDYLGKTVQVIPHITNEIQEYIKRGAGIGTPHEVDVAIVEIGGTVGDIESLPFLEAVRQMSLRMGPNNSAFVHLSYVPWIAAAGELKTKPTQHTAQKLREIGIQADALLCRADRPIPDDERAKISLFSNVPEWGVISMWDVDTIYKVPRMLHEQGLDGLICDKLRINTPPAKLKRWDDLVYEVEHPQKEVSIAMVGKYVDLSDSYKSLNEALRHAGLKNHARVKIDYIDSETISPLDVARLGKYDAILVPGGFGQRGVDGKIAAARFARETKIPYLGICLGMQVATIEYARNVAGLKNANSTEFDPDTSCPVIALITEWKDRDGTIKLRDEKSDLGGTMRLGAQSSDVAPGTLAHSIYGDVVTERHRHRYEANVNYLDELRRAGLVISALTQREHLTEIVELPRDVHPWYMGVQFHPEFKSTPWSGHPLFNAFIKAALEHQGADKQALKVVA, encoded by the coding sequence ATGACCAAATTCGTCTTCGTCACCGGTGGTGTGGTGTCCTCCCTCGGCAAGGGAATCGCCTCCGCCTCGCTGGCCGCACTCCTCGAGTCCCGCGGCCTCAAAGTCACCCTCATCAAGCTGGACCCTTACATCAACGTCGACCCCGGCACGATGTCGCCCTTCCAGCACGGCGAGGTTTTCGTCACCGACGACGGCGCCGAAACCGACCTCGACCTCGGCCACTACGAGCGCTTCATCACGACGCGCATGCGCAAGGCCAACAACTTCACCACCGGCCAGATCTACAAGTCTGTGCTCGAGAAGGAGCGCCGCGGCGACTATCTCGGCAAGACGGTGCAGGTGATCCCGCATATCACGAACGAGATCCAGGAATACATCAAGCGCGGCGCCGGCATCGGCACGCCACACGAGGTCGACGTGGCGATCGTCGAGATCGGCGGCACCGTGGGCGACATCGAGTCCCTCCCCTTCCTCGAGGCCGTGCGCCAGATGAGCCTGCGCATGGGCCCCAACAACTCGGCCTTCGTGCACCTGAGCTATGTGCCGTGGATCGCGGCGGCCGGCGAGCTCAAGACCAAGCCCACCCAGCACACGGCGCAGAAGCTGCGCGAGATCGGCATCCAGGCCGATGCCCTGCTGTGCCGCGCCGACCGGCCCATCCCCGACGACGAGCGCGCGAAGATCTCGCTCTTCTCCAACGTGCCCGAGTGGGGCGTGATCTCCATGTGGGATGTGGACACCATCTACAAGGTCCCGCGCATGCTGCACGAGCAAGGCCTCGACGGCCTGATCTGCGACAAGCTGCGCATCAACACCCCGCCGGCCAAGCTCAAGCGCTGGGACGACCTGGTCTACGAGGTCGAGCATCCGCAGAAGGAAGTGAGCATTGCGATGGTCGGCAAGTACGTCGACCTGTCCGACAGCTATAAGTCGCTCAACGAGGCGCTGCGCCATGCCGGCCTGAAGAACCACGCGCGGGTGAAGATCGACTACATCGACTCCGAGACCATCTCGCCGCTGGACGTGGCCCGGCTCGGCAAGTACGACGCCATCCTGGTGCCCGGCGGCTTCGGCCAGCGCGGCGTCGATGGCAAGATCGCCGCGGCCCGCTTCGCCCGCGAGACCAAGATTCCCTATCTCGGCATCTGCCTGGGCATGCAGGTCGCGACCATCGAGTACGCGCGCAACGTGGCGGGCCTGAAGAACGCCAACAGCACCGAGTTCGATCCCGACACCAGCTGTCCCGTGATCGCGCTGATCACCGAGTGGAAGGATCGCGACGGCACCATCAAGCTGCGCGACGAGAAGTCCGACCTCGGCGGCACCATGCGCCTGGGCGCGCAGAGTTCCGACGTGGCGCCCGGCACGCTGGCCCACAGCATCTACGGCGACGTGGTGACCGAGCGCCATCGCCACCGCTACGAGGCCAACGTCAACTACCTCGACGAGCTGCGCCGCGCCGGCCTGGTGATCTCGGCGCTGACGCAGCGCGAGCACCTGACCGAGATCGTCGAGCTGCCGAGGGACGTGCATCCCTGGTACATGGGCGTGCAGTTCCACCCCGAGTTCAAGTCCACGCCTTGGAGCGGCCATCCCTTGTTCAACGCGTTCATCAAGGCGGCACTCGAGCATCAAGGCGCGGACAAGCAGGCGTTGAAGGTCGTGGCATGA
- the coaBC gene encoding bifunctional phosphopantothenoylcysteine decarboxylase/phosphopantothenate--cysteine ligase CoaBC has product MQDLAGKHIVLGLTGGIACYKSAELCRLLVKAGASVQVVMTEAATQFMTPVTMQALSGRPVYTSQWDAREPNNMPHINLSREADAIVLAPASADFIARLVQGRSDELLSLLCLARPADRVPLLIAPAMNREMWVHPATQRNLRQVDADGARVLGVGNGWQACGETGDGRMLEPQQLFEEIVAQFQPKVLAGRQLVVTAGPTFEALDPIRGITNHSSGKMGFAIARAAREAGAEVTLVAGPVHLPTPRGVARIDVTSAREMMEASRQATQEAAVFVATAAVADWRPASHSEHKIKKDGSGSAPTLQFVENPDILLTIAQGERARAGKLFCVGFAAESENLVAHAKAKRERKGIPLLVGNIGPLTFGQEHNSLLLVDDKGVRELPRAPKLALARELVAEIAARLPPGSP; this is encoded by the coding sequence CTGCAAGACCTCGCCGGCAAGCACATCGTCCTGGGCCTCACCGGGGGCATCGCCTGCTACAAGTCGGCGGAGCTGTGCAGGCTGCTGGTCAAGGCCGGCGCCTCCGTGCAGGTGGTGATGACCGAGGCCGCGACCCAGTTCATGACGCCGGTCACGATGCAGGCCCTGTCGGGACGGCCGGTCTACACCTCGCAGTGGGACGCGCGCGAGCCCAACAACATGCCGCACATCAACCTGAGCCGCGAGGCCGATGCGATCGTGCTGGCGCCCGCCAGCGCGGACTTCATCGCGCGGCTGGTGCAGGGGCGTTCGGACGAGCTGCTGAGCCTGCTGTGCCTCGCGCGCCCCGCCGATCGCGTGCCGCTGCTGATCGCGCCGGCCATGAACCGCGAGATGTGGGTCCACCCTGCGACCCAGCGCAACCTGCGCCAGGTCGATGCCGACGGCGCCCGCGTGCTGGGCGTGGGCAACGGCTGGCAGGCCTGTGGCGAGACCGGCGACGGCCGCATGCTCGAGCCCCAGCAGCTGTTCGAGGAGATCGTGGCGCAGTTCCAGCCGAAGGTGCTGGCCGGGCGGCAGCTGGTGGTCACGGCGGGGCCGACCTTCGAGGCGCTCGATCCGATCCGCGGCATCACCAATCACTCCTCGGGCAAGATGGGCTTCGCGATCGCGCGGGCCGCGCGCGAAGCGGGCGCCGAGGTCACGCTGGTGGCGGGCCCGGTGCATCTGCCCACGCCGCGCGGCGTCGCGCGCATCGATGTCACGTCCGCCCGGGAGATGATGGAGGCAAGTCGGCAGGCCACGCAGGAGGCCGCGGTGTTCGTCGCCACCGCGGCGGTGGCCGACTGGCGGCCGGCGTCCCACAGCGAGCACAAGATCAAGAAGGACGGCAGCGGCAGCGCGCCAACGCTGCAGTTCGTGGAGAACCCGGACATCCTGCTGACGATCGCGCAGGGCGAGCGTGCCAGGGCCGGCAAGCTCTTCTGCGTGGGCTTCGCGGCCGAGAGCGAGAACCTGGTCGCGCATGCCAAGGCCAAGCGCGAGCGCAAGGGGATTCCGCTGCTGGTCGGCAACATCGGCCCGCTGACCTTCGGACAGGAGCACAACAGCCTGCTGCTGGTCGACGACAAGGGCGTGCGGGAACTGCCGCGTGCGCCCAAGCTGGCGCTGGCGCGCGAGCTGGTGGCCGAGATCGCGGCACGCCTGCCGCCAGGGAGTCCGTGA
- the dut gene encoding dUTP diphosphatase: MNVDVRILDPRMQDQLPAYATPGSAGLDLRACLDAPITLAPNAWQLVGTGIAIHLADPGYAALILPRSGLGHKHGIVLGNLVGLIDSDYQGELKISAWNRSDTAFVLQPMERLAQLVIVPVVQAQFRVVAEFSPSERGEGGYGSTGKH; this comes from the coding sequence GTGAACGTCGACGTCCGAATCCTCGATCCCCGCATGCAGGACCAACTGCCTGCCTACGCCACCCCCGGCAGCGCCGGGCTGGACCTGCGCGCCTGCCTCGATGCGCCCATCACCCTGGCGCCCAACGCCTGGCAACTGGTGGGCACCGGCATCGCAATCCACCTGGCCGACCCCGGCTATGCGGCGCTGATCCTGCCGCGCTCGGGGCTGGGCCACAAGCATGGCATCGTGCTGGGCAACCTCGTCGGCCTGATCGACAGCGACTATCAGGGCGAGCTCAAGATCAGCGCCTGGAACCGCAGCGACACGGCCTTCGTCCTGCAGCCGATGGAGCGGCTGGCGCAGCTGGTGATCGTGCCGGTGGTGCAGGCGCAGTTCCGGGTCGTGGCGGAGTTCTCGCCCAGCGAGCGCGGCGAAGGCGGCTACGGATCGACCGGCAAGCATTGA